The genomic interval TCGTCCGCATTTGGGATATTGAAACCGGGCGCCTCCTGCGCTCGCTCAGGGGACATACCGCGGACATCCGATCCGTCGTGTTTACGCCAGACGGCCAGACGTTGGCCACTGCCAGCGAGGACCGGACCATTCGCCTCTGGAACCCGCACACCGGTGAGTCCAAGAAGCTGCTCTTTACGCGCTACGACCATAACGTCGTCAGTCTCTCTCTCTCACCGGACGGTCTCATGCTCGCGCGCGGCAGCCACAATAAAGACATCAAGATCTGGGAAGTCACCACCGGCACCGAGCTCATGACGCTCCTCGGCAAGGACCAGTACGACCACCATTGGTCGGTCTGCGTCGCCTTTTCACCGGATGGGATGCACCTCGCCAGTGGAACGGACATCGGCAAGATCAAACTGTGGGAAGTGCTGCCGAGCGGAGAAGAAAAGATCCTGCATAACGGGCATTGGAAACAGGACGACGACGATACCAGTGAAACGCGCGGATACTTCGTCGAAGACGACGGGGGATTTCAAAAGCCGATGGATTATTGGATCGGCGCCATGACCTTTACCCCCGATGCCAAACTCCTGATTACCGGGAGCCGCGATCAGACGATCAAATTATTCGACATGCCCAAGGTGGCGGAACAGCGGACGCTGAAAGGCCATACCGGCTGGGTACGTGCGCTCGCCGTGACCCCGGACAGCAAAGTACTCATCAGCGCCGGCGATGACGCCACGATTCGCTTCTGGGACCTCTCGAACGGCCGCTGCTTCAGAACGCTCAAGGCCCATACTGCAGGCATCCGCGGGATTACCCTCTCTCCAGATGGCATGACATTGGCCAGTGCGTCATGGGATCGCACGGTGAAAATCTGGGTGGGGGGAACGGAACCGGCAGAGTAACACAGGGCACCAGCAGGGCTGAGCGGAGAGCGGACCCCTGCCGCCTCAGCCCTGACTCCATTCTCAAGAATCCAGCGGCCTGTTCAGCATCGTGCTATACCTCCTCCGGTTCGTCTTTGGCCGAAGGAATGCCGTAGCGCTTGCACTTTTCCCAGAGGGCTTTCCGCGAAAGGCCGAGAATCTTCGCACCGGTCGTGCGGCTGCCCTCCACCCGCGCCAACACCGACACAATATATTCCTTCTCAAACTGTTCACGCGCCGTCGCCAGCGAAGTCAGCGGACGTTCCTCACGCTTCTGCCCCGTCAGCCCTTCGCTACAAAATCCACAGGACTCTTGCGGCACCCCGCCCGTATAGGGGCAGGACTGAAACCCGCACAGATCCGACGGTTGAATCGGTTCACGCTCCCGCCCCAACGCCACCGCACGCTCGACCATGTTCTCCAACTCCCGCACATTCCCGGGAAATGAATACCGCAAGAAGAGCTCACGCGCGGCGGAAGAAAACCCCTTCACCGTCTTATTCATCTTGGCAGAGCAAACCTTCAACACATGCTCCCCGATGACCATGATGTCTTCCTGCCGTTGGCGTAACGGCGGAATCACGATAGGCACGACATTGAGCCGGTAAAACAAGTCTTCTCGAAACCGCCCCTGAGCGACTTCTTTCCGAAGATCCCTCTGGGTCGCGCAAACCAAACGCACGTCGACGTCGATCGTGTCGTTCCCTCCCACACGCTCGAACTGCCTTTCTTGTAGGACCCGCAGCAATTTCACTTGGATGACCGGCGAGATTTCACCGATTTCGTCGAGGAACAACGTGCCTCGATGCGCCAGTTCAAATCGCCCACGCCGCTGCTTCATCGCTCCGGTGAAGGCCCCCTTCTCATGACCGAATAGTTCCGCTTCCAACAGGGTTTCCGGTAACGCCGCACAGCTGACCTTGATCAACGGGTGCTGGCTTCTGGCGCTGTTTTGGTGAATGGCATTGGCGACCAACTCCTTGCCCGTGCCGCTCTCTCCCAGAATCAAGGTCGTCGAATCCGTCCCTGCGACCAGTTTGATTTTCTCAAGTACCGCTCGCATTTGATTGTTGGTGCCGAGGATGCCCCCGAAGCTGAACTTGTGTTCCAATGCCTCCTTGAGATCCTGATTCTCTCGCCGCAACGCCACCACACGGCCTGCACGCTCGACGATCAACAGCAATTCGTCCATCTGAAACGGTTTGGTGATGTAGTCGAACGCACCGAGTTTCATGGCGCCGACCGCTGTCTCCACCGATCCATGGGCCGTAATCACCACGACCTCCGTCTGGGCCGATTGCTCTTTCGTCGCAGCCAGCACCGTCAATCCATCTGCGCCGGGCAGCCGGAGATCGGTGATCACCAGATCGAAAGGCCGCTGACGAACGGCGTCGATCCCCTCCGTCCCGGATGCCGCCGCCAAGACGTCATGGCCAACCGCTTCCAACGCATCGACCATCGAAAGCCGCATCAGCGGCTCATCATCAACGAGCAGAATCTTCAGCCCCTTCATGACACCCTCTCCAACAACGAACGTTCTCTCGAAACAGGAAGATAGAGGGTAAAGGTCGTCCCCTTCCCGACCTCACTATCCACCACGATCTTTCCTCCGTGGCGCTCGACGATGCCGAGGCTGACCGACAGGCCGAGACCGGTCCCTTCGCCTTCGCTCTTTGTCGTAAAGAAGGGATCGAAAATCCTCGGCAGAACCGCCGGCGGAATGCCCGACCCCGTATCGCGCACTTCGACCAGACAGACTCCTTCGACCACAGAGGTTCGAATCGTCAGCGTCCCACCATCCTTCATCGCATGCACCGCATTCAAGACCAAGTTCATCAGCACCTGCTCGATCATGTGCTGGTCGATCATCACATTCGGCAGCCCCTGTCCGAGTACCGTATCCAACCGGATTCGATTCGGAGCAAAGAGGTGCGTCGTCAAGACCAACACCCGATCGACGACGTGATTGATATCCGTCAGCGCAAACTCCGGCTCATGCTGCTGGGAAAAATCGAGGAGCTGCCGAACAATCTTTTGCACACGCCGCACGCCATCCTCCATCGACACCCGATATTCTTCTTGCCGGCCTGGCGACAGCGTCCCTTTTCTCAAGTTGTAGAGACAGTTGAGGATGCCGCCAAGGGGATTGTTGATTTCGTGGGCCACCCCTGCGGCGAGCCTGCCGACCGAGGCCAGTTTCTCGGAATTCCTGATCTGTTGCTCCAGCTTCTTGGTCTCGGTCATATCTCGCGCAATGCCCAATACACCAAGTATTGCACCCTCGACATCGTGCAGGGGGGAGACACTCACCATGACCGCCCTCGGCTCCCCCGTGCGCGTCACCACTTCAACTTCATACACCTGCTTCGCACCGATATCCAGGGTGCTCTTGAGGCGCTTCCCTCGATGTCGCTTGGAGAGCAACGCAAGGTACGGGCGTCCGAGCAGATCGTCTTTCCGATAGCCCCAGGCTTCGATCTTGCTGTTCACGTAGGTAAACCGTTGCTCGGTATCGAGGGTATAGATGACATCGTTCGCGTTCTCGAGCAGATTCTCAAGATACTGCTTGGTCTCTTCAATCTCCCGCGTGCGTTCTCGGACCTTATCTTCCAACTCCTCTCGGTACGTCTCCAACTGCCGTTCGAGCGCCTTCCGATCGGTGATGTCCCGTAACTGCACCATCACCAACAGTTTGTCCGCCACTCCGACTCGAATCAAATCCATTTCAGCCGGAGTTTCCAGCCCGTCGGCATGGCGCACCATGATCTCCTGGGTCGGCACTTTCCGCTGCCCCGTAATGATGTCGCTCAACCATCCGCGTAACGAATCGTGATAACCAGCGAGCACCACTTCGAGCAGACTGCGGCCGACCACGTTCGCCTCTGCATACCCCAGCGCTTGCTCCTCACGTTTATTGACAGCCACGATCATTCCGCTCGGATCCACCATAAAGACCGAGTCGGCCACCAAGTCGAACAGCGCCTTATAGCGCGCCTGCGAGGCCACGAGCTGCTGGGTCCGCTCCGACACCGCCGTCTCCAGCTTCGTCGTATATTCCTGCAACTGCTGCTCAAGCCGGCGCCGTTCGGTCACGTCGCGCACAAAAGCGCGTGAGTGCACCAGCCCGCCTCGTTCTTGATCGATCAATGCTGTGGCATGAATTTCCACATCGATCGGGTGACCGTCTTTTGCCACAAACACCGTCTCGATCGAACTGCGGCCCTGGGCAACCAACCGTTCCAGATATTGCAGGACGAGTGGCTCCTGACCTCGCGGCACCAAATCCCACAGCCGCATCGACAGCATTTCCTCGAGGGTATATTTCAACTTCTCGAGCCCCGTCTTGTTCACATGGACGAAGCGGCCACTCCGATTCAATTGATAGATCATCTCCGGAGAATGTTCGATCAAATCGCGGTACTTTTCCTCCAGGCGATGCACATCCACCACCCGCTGCTCGATCTGCGCAAACGATCGTTGGAGATTCGTCGCCATCTGGTTGAATGCATCGGCGAGCCCTTCAATTTCATCTCCGGTCTTCAGCTCCAGTCGCCGGTCCAACCGTCCACTTCCGATTTCACGCACCCCGTCGTGTAACAACTGAATGGGGCGGGCAATCCGCCGGGCAACTACCACGCCAGTTCCCCAGAGCACAGCCAGGACAAGCAACCCGTACAGCAGCACTTTGGCCACGAGTTCAGCAAGCGGCGCATAGGTCTCCTGGGGATCCTGCCGCACCACGGTGATCCATTGTTTTCCGCCGAGGCTCCCAGGGACCAAGCTCTCGCCGAATCGGACCGGCGCGAACCCGATCAAAGCGTTCCGGCTTCCATGCGAATCGTCCGCCACAACGGACCAGCCGGCTTTCAGCCCTCGAAGGGCACCAACGAACTCGGGCTTGATCGAATGCTCTTCCGGAGCCAGAACCGGACAAATCACAGGAGCCCCATCGGAACTGAATAACATCGCGTGACCGGTCGTCCCGATGGTGACTTCGGCAATGGCACGGAAAATAGTGTCGCGACGCAACAAAATCGTGACGGTTCCGAGCACAGCCCCCTTCGTATCGTCCAGAATGGGGACTGCAACCACGACCACATGAGTTCCGAAACTTGGGTCAAACGCGATCTCGCCCACATATCCACTGGGACCGGGGCTTTTCATCACCGCTTGCCACCAAGGCGTCTTCCCGTAGAAATACTCTACTTGCGGGATCGAACTGACCACCAGCGCCCCCTGCTGGTCGGTGACCAAAATCCCGACATAGTCCGATTTACGGATGTCGTGCCACCGGATGAGGTAGTTGGTGACAATACGATTGATGAAGAGCGGAAACTCGCTACGCTTATCCCGCTGGCGCCATCGCTGCTGCCAATCCTTGATCATGCCCTGGATGTTTTGGGCATCCTTTCCTTCGTACGTACGGTTGGCTTCGGTGACGGCGGTGCGAAGAAAAGGGGTGGCGGCAAGCTGCTGGGCCTCGTTCATCCCACGGCTGACCTGCATTTCGATGCGGCGAGCGGCTTCCACGGCGACTTCTTTGAAGTTGGCGCCGGTCATTTCGCGAAGTGCGCGACGCTCCTCAATGTAGGTGAGCGCCAGCAGAAGAGTCAGTGGCAAGAGTCCGACCATCACGATGGCCGTGATGATCTTATGCTGGAGACTATGAGAGCGACTCCAGAACGTCATGGATGTGCCCAGAGGAGAATGCGACAATCCGCGCGAAGCTCGCGAGGCAGGCTGAAGGCTGAAGCTGGGAAGGCCGAAGGTTGAGGTTCAAAGTTTTGAACACTTTAGCCTTCGGCCTTCTCCTCGGCCTTCGGACTGCGATCGACGAGCGCTTATGTCACCTTCCGGCTAACTCCGTTTCAACAGCCGCCCGGAGGCTCCCGGCCAGAGCAACAGCAACGGACTGGCGACGAAGATCGACGAATAGGTCCCGAATATCACGCCCCAGAGCAAGGCGAGCGAGAAGTCGTGCAAGACCTCTCCGCCGGCCAACGTCAGAGGAATCAGTACCAATACGACGGTCAAACTGGTGACGATCGTGCGGCTCAACACTTGATTGACCGCATTGTTGATAATCGTCTCCTCGCTGTCCCGCCGCCGCATCCTGAGGTTTTCTCTGATCCGATCGAAGACGACGACCGTATCCGTCATGGAATAGCCGGCCAACGTCAGCAACGCCGTCACCACCAACAGGGTGATTTCCTTATCCAGAATGTAAAATGCGCCCAGGACCGCCAAGACGTCATGGAACGTCGCCATGGCCGCCGCGATGCCGAATCGAAGCTCAAATCGCCCCGCCACATAGAGGATGATCCCGGCAAAGGAGATGAGGACCGCGATGAGAGCGTCCTCTTGCAGCTTATGCCCGATAGCCGGCCCGATTTCCGTACTGGAATCGACCACGAAATGGTTCGACGGGAATTCCTTCGTGAACACCGCCACGACCCGTTCGGCAACCTTCTCCTCAAGAGTCGTCGATGTTTTCAGGCGGATCAGGAGTTTGTTCTCCTGACCGAACTCTTGCAGTTCGGCATTGGCCAAGCCGTTCTCCTCCAATATTTTTCGGGCTTCGTCGATCCGGATCGCTTGGTCGAACTTCAGCTGGACCGCGGTGCCGCCCACGAAATCGATGCCGAGGTTGGCTGCCCCTCGGCTAATCTGAATGACCGCCACAAGCCCCAGCACCACCATGATGCCGGAAAACAGAAAGGAAAAGCGGCGCTTTCCCATGAAATCAAAATTGGTTTTTCCAAGAATCTCTAACATGCCGGCTCCTTCGAACTAGATGCTTAACTGTTCGACTTTGTGTCGTTGATTCATAAGGTCGAAGATGACCTTCGTGCCCACCAGGGCGGTAAACAGATTGATCCCGATGCCGAGACAGAGGGTCACGGCGAACCCTTTGATCGGTCCCGTACCGAAGAGAAACAGCGCTACTCCCGTGATCAGCGTGGTCACGTGAGAGTCGATGATCGTCAACATCGCCTTGTCATATCCACCATCCACCGCGAGCCTGACCGCTTTTCCGAGTCGCAGTTCTTCGCGGATACGCTCGAAAATCAGGACATTCGAGTCGACGCCCATCCCGATCGTGAGCACAATTCCGGCAATTCCCGGCAAGGTCAAGGTGGCGTTTAGCGCAGAAAGGGCCCCCATTAAACAGAGCAAATTCAGCGCCAGCGCAAAGTCCGCAATCACCCCGGACGTCCGGTAATAGACCATCATGAACAAGACCACCAGAGCACCGGCAAACAGCGTGGCCTGCACGCCTTTCTCGATCGAGTCCTTCCCTAGCGACGGTCCGACGGTGAGATCTTGAATAATCTTGAGCGGAGCCGGCAGGGCGCCGGCCCGGAGGACAATGGCCAGGTCGCTCGCCTCTTGCATCGAGAACGTCCCGGTAATTTGCGCGCGCCCCCCGGTAATACGTTCTTGAATCACCGGAGCCGAGTAGATTGTGTTGTCGAGTACTACGGCCATGCGCTTCTTGACGTTGTCACCCGTAATCCGCTCGAACTCCCGACCACCCTTGGCGTCAAAACTGATCGAGACGTAGGGATCGTTGAATTGACCGATCGACACCCGCGCATCGCTCAACACATCGCCGGTCAACATAACCCGTTTTTTCACGAGATAGGGAATCCGGTACTCGCGGCCGGTGTCTTTGTCGACCGCCCGTTCGAAAAGAATTTGATCGCCGACAGGCAACTTCGCCTCGGCCTGTTTCAGGACCTCCGCCTCTTTTTCTTTGGGAATGCGAGCCGGCAGATCGAGCTTCAGCTGATTGTCCTCGTCGAGCATTTTAAACTCGAGCAAGGCCGTCTCTTTGATCAAATCCTTAGCGCGCTTGGGTTCTTTCACGCCGGGCAACTGCACGACGATCTGCTTCAACCCCTGCCGCTGCACCATCGGTTCGGCCACGCCGAACTGGTCGATGCGGTTCCGAATCGTTTCCAAGGCCTGGTTGATCGCGGAATCCTTAATCCGCTTAACCTCTATTTCTCGCAACTCCCACACCAGCTTATTCGCCGACCCCGCAGACTCCGTCTCGGTGAAGGTCGGATACTCATCGAGCATCTTCTGAATCTGCGCCTTGAGTTCGGCGTTTTGGAATTGGATCGTGACCTGAGTCGGTCCCGTCCTGTTCACAGACTCGACGGGAATTTTCTTATCGACCAACAGGTCTTGTAGCGACACGACCGATCGATCGACGGCAATTTCGACCGCGCGATCTTCGTCCACTTCCATGACGAGATGAATCCCGCCTTGAAGATCCAGCCCCAAGGTAATCCCTTTGTTCGGCATCACGTTCTTCAGCCAGCCAGGCAGGGCTTGATAGAACGGCTGATAGGACGGGATGAAAAAGATCACCGATACGACGACCACCAACGCCAGCAATGTTAACCGCCCACTCACTTTTTTCATATGATCTGTAACCCCTTTGTCGCTCGCGGTCTACGAGTCCTTATCCTTGTCTTCATCGTCGGCGCGCAATCGAGCGATGTGCTCCCGTTGTATCCGGACCTTGGCACTATCGGCGATCTGCAACGTCACCGTCTCTTTCCCGAGATTCGTCACGGTCCCCCAGATGCCCGACCCCGTGATCACCTTGTCGCCCTTCTTCAGGGCCTCCAGCAATGCCTTCTGCTGTTTCGCGCGTTTTTGCTGCGGCAAAATGAGCAGGAAGTAAAAAATCACGAAGATCAGCGCAAACGGAATGAGAGACAAGAGCGTCCCGGAACTCGAACTCGCCCCTCCACCACCGATTCCTTGAGCCCATGCGACCGATTGCATTACCATGCGAACAGAGTCCTCCTCGACAGGGTTAGTCCAACCTGGCATGCCGGTGAATATCAGCCTCAGCCACGTCGATCGCGGAAACGTCCGATGCCGCCCTGGATCGATAAAAATCATCCCGGAACGACCGCAACGTCCCCTGTGCGATCGCTGACCGTACCTGGCCCATCAGCTCGGCAAAATACCAGAGATTGTGGATCGTATTCAGTCTCGACGACAACATTTCTTTCACCTGGAAAAGGTGATGCAGATAGGCCCGCGAATAGCGCGCGCAGACCGGACAGCCACAAGCCGGATCGATCGGCTGTTCATCACGGATATACCGCGCTTGCTTGATCACCACTCGCCCAAAACTGGTAAACAGCGAGCCGGTCCGCCCATGGCGCGACGGCACGACACAATCGAAGAGATCGATCCCCCGAGCGACGCCTTCGATCAAGTCCTCCGGCATCCCGACACCCATCAAATAGCGAGGTTTCGAAGTCGGCAACTCCGGCACCGTCACATCCAACATGGCATGCATCTCAGCCTTCGACTCTCCCACCGAGAGTCCTCCGACAGCATAACCCTCGAAGCCAAGCCCGACGAGATCGCGCGCGGAAGTGACGCGGAGCTCTGCGTCCAACCCGCCTTGTACAATTCCGAAGAGGGCTTGATCCGTGCGACGCCGGCTGTCCTGACAGCGTTTCGCCCAGAGGGTGGTCCGTCGCACCGCATCCCGCACCACCTCTTTTTCAGCCGGCAAGGCCACGCAATGATCGAACGCCATCATGATATCGGCCCCCAGCGCTTCCTCGATCTCGATGGCCGTCTCCGGTGTGATGAAATGCGTGGACCCATCGAGATGCGACTGAAAACTCACGCCTTCATCCGTGACCTTGCACAATTTGGCAAGACTGAAAATCTGGAATCCACCGCTATCCGTCAAGATCGCTCCGGGCCACCCGGTGAAACGATGCAATCCACCCATCTCAGCCACGACCTTATGCCCAGGCCGCAGATAGAGGTGGTAGGCGTTGTTCAGCATCAGACCAAAGCCGAGCTGCTCGAGATCGGCGGGATCGATCCCTTTCACCGGCCCCAACGTGCCAACCGGCATGAAGGCCGGCGTGTCGATAGCACCATGGGCGGTGCTGAGTCTCCCCAACCGCGCACTGGTCTCACGATCTTCCTGCAGCACTGAAAAATTCATAGTCCCTTTTGCACGCTACATCTGATCCGGTGCGGAAACCCCGAGTACGCCGAGTCCATTTTTCAAGACTTGCTGGATGCCTCGCATCAGCGCCAATCTTGCCGCAGTCCGTTCAGGGACTAGCACTTCTTTCGGCACTCCCTCGACAGGGACCAATCCCTCCGGCGTAACCGCCAGCAGATCTCGATCCGCAGCGGGAGGCAGAATCCGGTGCTTGTTGTAAAACGTATGGAGCAACCCGGCTAACTGCTGAAGATAATAGGTCATCCGGTGAGGCTCATAGGCCAGGGCACTGCCCTGTAGGACTGACGGATACGCCGAGAGCTTGCGAAGCAACCCCAATTCATCCGGATCCGTCAATACCGATAGATCCGCCTCGCTTGGCAGAGGACAGGCGATGCCGCGCGCAGCCGCGACGCGCCAGAGGCTGGCGATCCTGGCATGGGCATACTGCACATAATAGACGGGATTATCGGATGACCGCTGCTTCGCCAACTCCAAATCGAAGTCGAGATGTGAATTCGAATCGCGCATCAAGAAAAAGAACTTGGCCGCGTCGGCCCCGACTTCATCGATGACCTCCCGCATCGTAATGAACTCGCCGGCCCGCTTCGACATTTCAACTTTTTTCCCGCCGCGCAACAGATTCACCATCTGAACCAGCACGACCTGAAGGCGATCTTTCGGATGCCCATAGGCCTGCACGACCGCTTGCATGCGGGGAATGTAGCCATGGTGATCCGCGCCCCAGACGTCGATCAAGAGATCGTATCCGCGCCGCAACTTATCCTGATGGTAGGCGATATCGGACGCCAGGTAGGTGTACTCACCGTCCTGCTTCCGGACAACACGGTCTTTCTCATCACCGAATGCGGAGGATCGGAACCACCAGGCCCCTTCCTCCTCAAACAGGAACTGCTGCGCTTTCAATTCATCCAACACCCGCTGCACCGCACCAGAATCTACAAGGGAGGCCTCGCTGAACCAGGACTCGAACTCGATCCCGAAATACTTCAGATCCTCGCGAATCAGCCCCAGCAACTCCTCATAGGCAAACGTGCGACAGCGCTCCTCTACCTCTGCAGCCGTTCGTCCGGTCAGCTCAGATTCGAGCTGTTGCTTCACATGCTCGGCCACAGCCGTGATGTAAGCCCCGTGATAACCTTCTGTCGGAAACTCTACCGGTCGATTGGACAATGCTTCGTACCTGGCATAGACAGAGGTTCCCAGCAGTTTCATCTGCCGGCCGGCATCGTTGATATAGTACTCACTCACGACGTCATACCCGACAGCCTTGAGCATATTCGCAACCGCCTGCCCGACCGCCGCGCCGCGCCCATGGCCCACATGCAATGGGCCAGTCGGATTGGCACTCACATATTCCACCAACACGCGGCGACTCTCACCCAATTCAGCTCGCCCGTAGGTTGATCCTTGCGTCTCGATTTCCCTGAGCACTTCCTGCCAGATGGAAGGCTTGAGCGTGAGGTTCAGGAACCCGGGTCTGGCAATTTCGACACGGTCAAAGAGTTGTTCGCGCTGAGAGAGGTTGTCGATGATAATTTGGGCAATGTCATGGGGCGCTCGTTGCTCGGAGGCCGCGAGAGACATCGCAACCGTTGAGGCTAAGTCTCCCCATTCAGGCCGTTTGGGAGCATCCAGACTCAGTTCAGGCCAGGCTTCCGTCTTCAGTTGGCCCTTCTGTTTGGCTCCATTGAGCGCTCCGAGGAGTGCACTGGTGACCTTTTCCTGAACGACCCCGCTGGACAAGATAAACTCCTAAGTCATTAGCAATGAAAGGAAAAACGAACTGGCCACTGTAGCATACGGGATGGTTAGTGACAAGGCAGCCGGATGGGATTCTCTGTCAGACTACAGCTTCTTTGAGCTGTGCCAGACAGAGTGACACAAGATCATCCTGCGATATCTTGAGGCAGGGTTGCTCCTCGCAGCGGCTAACATCGTCCCACGACCGGCAGAGACAAGGCTGCCCCTGCACGATGGTGACATGGGCGCCACGGGGAGCCCACCGCAACGGCTCAGTCGGCCCAAACAACGCCACCGTACGCACCCCTATTAACCCCGCCATATGTGTCACGCCTGAATCCTGCCCGAGATAGAGCCGAGCTTGAGCCAGCACCCCGGCAACGGTGAGAACATCCAGGCCCTTCAAGACAACCGGCGGTTGTAGACATGCCTGAAAAATCCGTTCGACTGGCTCCCGGTCTGCTGGCCCCTCGAGAATCACTGGGATCGTTCCGGAATGCTGAAGCGCGGCAACGACGGATGCGAGTATCTCTGGGCCCACACACTTATGGGCACTCCCACTCCCAGGGTGAATGACGGCAAAAGGCTGGCCGTTCGAAAGACCCGCCGTTTCAAGACAGGCTTGTCCGAGAGAGAAGAGCGGTTCCGTCACCGCCAACTCTGCATGCCCCTCACCGGCATACGGTGCCTCATTGATCGCCTCAAGAAATCGATCGCGTTGGTGTGTCGCATGGATCGTGAGTGAGAATGGAGACCTCACGATCACCTCGCGGACGCCAGCTGCCTTGAGTGCCCCGCTCAACCTGCCATCGGCATCCTCCATCCAGCCAATGGCAAGATCACAATCCTTCAGCCATGTCTGTAGCTGACCCGTAACCGAACCGGCGAACAAGTCCGCACAAGCACGTCCCTGCAGAGAGGTCCAGTCATCGATATTTCTGCATGCAAGCAGCAGCGTTGCGACTTGGCCTCCGGCACAGAGCAGGAGCCGATGGCTGGTAAAGCGGTTGCGCAATCGTGTCATAGCAGGCACAGCCAAGAATACATCGCCAAGGCCACCCGGATGGATCATGACGATCGTTCTTGCCACGATGTACCTTACTGTCCAGAGGGAGGTAACTGTGCCAGCAGGGATCGCGCGACTTCAAGATCTGCCGGTGTATTCACATTTTGGAAAGAACGGCAGGAGGGGTCGATCCCAACCAGATCCCCCTCAGTCACATATTGAACCCGGAGGGACTCGCACGACACAATCTCTTGAATCTTGAGCTGTCGTGCCAAAACCATCTGTTCAATGACAGGCAGGCACCGGTTGCTATACAAGGCGTGCATTGGATGTAACCGGCCCGCGAGTTTCGCCATAACAATGTCTGCAGACCTTCTTCGACTTGTGAACTGGGAAATAACCGCCTGATCAAGAAACGGCATATCGCAGGCAACTACGAATATGTAGGGTGTCGTGGCCTCTGTAAGCCCGGTATACAACCCTCCAAGACTGCCGCAATCCGGCACCAGGTCTCGAACAGTTCTCGCGTCGACATCGAGTGCCGGACTGTCCTGCGCAATGACGATCAACACCTCCTGAAAGATTGAGCGAAGCACGGCGAGTCCTCGTTCAAGGAGGGTCTGTTCCCCCACAACGAGATACCGTTTATCTTCGCCCATTCTCCGGCTTTTTCCCCCGGCAAGCAGGACGCCGGTTACGTCACTCTCCATCATGTCCTCAAAGTCGACGGCCAAAAAGAAAGAGGGGGTGGGTTACCCCCACCCCCTCATACTTTTCCAGACTCTCTCGCGCAGATGAACGTTAGAGGGTCTTTCCCTTCCGCTTGTTCGATCGTCTCGTGAGGACCCACCCTTCCAGGAGGACCACACCAAAGGCAATCACAACCGGATAGATATAGGCTTCGCGAGGCGTCGGCGGCTCCAGGAAGGTGTAGTAGAAGGCCGAAACGGCCATCTTCCGTCCTGCGTCGCCGTTGTGGCCGTCCCAAGCAAAGAACACCGTGGGAATGTATTGTCCCATTTCGAAGAAGGTATCTTCGTCGTAATCCTGATCCTTCTTGTTTCCCAAAGGACGCTGAATGATGACCGTCCAACGTCCATTCTTCCACTCTGAGTGAAGAATCTTGATATTCTCCTCGTAGGTATCGCGCTGTGTGAAGTCCTTGTCCCATCCGGTACCTTCAAAGGCACGGAGTGAGCCATCAGCTTCCCACTTCACAATATCAACAGGGAA from Nitrospirota bacterium carries:
- a CDS encoding glycosyltransferase family 9 protein, giving the protein MARTIVMIHPGGLGDVFLAVPAMTRLRNRFTSHRLLLCAGGQVATLLLACRNIDDWTSLQGRACADLFAGSVTGQLQTWLKDCDLAIGWMEDADGRLSGALKAAGVREVIVRSPFSLTIHATHQRDRFLEAINEAPYAGEGHAELAVTEPLFSLGQACLETAGLSNGQPFAVIHPGSGSAHKCVGPEILASVVAALQHSGTIPVILEGPADREPVERIFQACLQPPVVLKGLDVLTVAGVLAQARLYLGQDSGVTHMAGLIGVRTVALFGPTEPLRWAPRGAHVTIVQGQPCLCRSWDDVSRCEEQPCLKISQDDLVSLCLAQLKEAVV
- a CDS encoding molybdenum cofactor guanylyltransferase — protein: MMESDVTGVLLAGGKSRRMGEDKRYLVVGEQTLLERGLAVLRSIFQEVLIVIAQDSPALDVDARTVRDLVPDCGSLGGLYTGLTEATTPYIFVVACDMPFLDQAVISQFTSRRRSADIVMAKLAGRLHPMHALYSNRCLPVIEQMVLARQLKIQEIVSCESLRVQYVTEGDLVGIDPSCRSFQNVNTPADLEVARSLLAQLPPSGQ